The genomic window TCGATCATCGTTTTGCTCCACCTactaattaaaacaaaatatacaatgAAATACAATAATCAAAAGTTATACAGACATCCTATACTTACGCCTACTACTAAACAAACTTAAATCAAATGTACCATGTTGAATAAATCAAAAACTCAAGTCAGTAACGCGATGcgtatacaaattttaaattacaaattttcatatttaaaactGTACATGAGCAAGTGTTTGTATTTGTACTATAAAGTTTAACATTAAACTAAAACGATTATTGATTGTTATACATTATACGAAAGTTTTCATCTGTAGCTAGGCGAAttgaaacataaaaaattgaagtcatattaaatattacaaatatattcaaatgtaaatgtttgtGCCGTTTTTCAAtcagttttccagtttttggGGTTGTGATGGGAGTAGCCATATGTACATTCTGGAATTTTTCCCATTGCTAGAAAAACAACaatgtttttacttttataagagtttatttttatttgaaacttTACGATCATAGccaactgctgttgctgttgtgtcTCATTCATAGAATTAAATACGTTTTAGAGCGCATCTTTTTGTTTCTGCCTCAATCGCTGTTCATAGCAAACTCACTGCACTTTTGTGTAATTCTTCATCGGTTTTCTTGCGATTACATACGTAAAGTTGCACTAAATTATAGATAAACCCTCGAAAAGTTGCACTTAAAAATTTCGATCTTTCGTCAGGCGATGTCTTTGTTTATCTCACTTACGgtttgtatacatatatattcaagtgtgttaatttgcaaaaatatcTATTGGTATATAGTCTGATTTAGAAGAACGCCTAAGATGCAGTTGTCGGATACACTGCACATGCACAAATGTATGTAAGTACGCCTATGTGGGGATCCCATCGAAATACGCAATTCAAACGCAAAGTTCTTCAACAATCAGCAACAAAGAGTTacagtaataataataatgaacaTTTAAGCTACAATTGTAATGACACTTGCAAATGCCTTCGCctcaaataaatttgcattaaatatttgatttaatttcatgtAAAATGCTTACAAATTAATTGTACAATGTGAAACAAGGCCATGTATGTAAATGAAGCGGTAAAGCTGCTTTCAAAATTCTTCTCTTCGTTATGATTTATGATTAATGTCTGCATTCTCCTTCAGCATTAGGCGCGTGTTTAATGACTTACGGATCAGCTTActtataagtatatatattatttagttctttattaaaaatgctagaaaacacaaaaatcaTTAGGTGTGTATTTTTacttcattttttatttgattttttcttgtttgtttgttttaagaGTAATCTTAGTTCTTCTTGttgttttatacaaaaaatcaacaaaatagttaaactaaaactaatgcaaagaattaatttaaaaaggGTCACATGAAAACTAAGAAAGTTGAATAAATCGAAATGAAGATAATTGATTCAAATCGGAAATTGCGTGGAACTCATaagaaatttaattgcattactGCGTCTATATAATCGTTTTCTTCTTAATTTCCCTCACTATATCTGTTTTTATAATGTTTCGTTCGTTAAAAACTTAAAGACACTTGGACAATGTTTGAAACTGCTACGAGTTGTTTGTTGATAAGTTGTTTTGGGTCTCTtcaaatttgatttacaaTTATCGATTGATGTAGATTGCAATTATACAATTAATATGTAAACATTGCTGCTAGacttgttatttatttaatgcctGGATGAATATTAAAACCATTCAAATTAtgcttaataaataaataaacatgttTATTTGTGGTTGTTTCTCTTGCTAGTGCGGGCTTTTTACTTGTCCTTCTCAGACTCGGCAGCGGCCACGGGCTTCTTGTTGCCAATGGGGATGGCTACTCGGATCCTAGAATACAACAGCGATTTAGAATCTGTTTTACGGAGATTTTAGATGGCCAAACTTACTTGTCGGTGATTTCTGTCAATTTGCTGCGCACCAGATCCAAGTAGGTGTCGATCGATTGCTTGTTGTTTTCGTAGACCTTGGGCAAGGTAAACAGCGAGACAAAGGCTGCACAAATATGGAAGATTATCAGTTGTATATCGGATTGGGCGTAGTCAATTCTCCACTTACCCAAGATGACCAGAGTCATGCCATTGAACCAGGCACCCACAAAGGTGAAGGCCCACAGAATGACGCCAAACTTGATCGAATCGATGATATCCTCAACCAGAAACAGACGCCTCAGCTCGGAGATGAAGCCATTGATATGTGCCACAGCCACGCCGGCAATGTTCTGTACCTTTTCGTGCGACAGCGTCAGATCCAGCTCCAAGTATTCCCTGATTTCACAAGCAGTTGCGTTAGTTAATCACAATTGGGGGTTATTAGTTCACTAAACTCACTTGAAGGGGTGTCCCTCGTTTGTCTTTTGTACAGCCTGTGTCAAAGATTTGAAGATTCTGAAGGCGACGGTGCCGAAGAGGGTCAGGAGCGACAAGTAAGCGAACACGCTGATCACCGAGAAGCTGGAGATGGCCACCAATGTGATCAGGCCAGCGCCGAAGACAATGCCGGATTTCTTCACATCGCGCCAGTAGATAAGGGATTCCACTGGAAAGAAGAGCAAATGGATCAATTAGAATCTGCTTTTGGTGCACCATACacatttgatttttcattcCCAAATTATAACCCTCATAAACTGTAAAAAGAGACAAGATAGAGTGGACAATGTGGACTGAAAATCCCCAAATATACAAAGGCACACACACGTTCAGCGTCTCGCAcgcatttacatatatattttcagctGGCGGCAATTATGCAATCTATGAGATAAATAGATGAGATACAGATTCGAGCACCACGGCCCCATCGGCTGAGGTGGTAATTAGCGTTAGCATTTGTTCAACAGCATGCAACTAAGCTCTGCATTATAGAATCTGAACCCAAGCACCCCCTTTTCTCAGCCCGGTTCACTCACACAATCTGTTCGACATTTTTCGGGTATTTAAGTTTTCGGGTTTTCCAACGGATCGTTCGCGGTGCTCCTACGTTTGACGTTCGCTGCCAAGTTCTACACACTAGCGAAGTATTATTTGGCGTCTGCTGGTCGGGGGCAGAACGTATATGAAAATGTGTAGAAGAAGAGGGCCAAATTGTCCGGACCCAGCCGGAAAACAAAAGAGAGCCGCAGAGAGTATAGCTACAAAGTGGGAAGAGCGATGGCGAAAGAGATTTTGAGTGGTGAACGGATATGGAAATGGTAGTCGCAATCGCTTAGGAATCGATTGTCCAGCTCGTGCCGGAATGTATCTTGTGGATTCAGCCGCTGACGTAAACACCTCTCCATCCGCTATAACCTGGCCATCGGATTCGGCTTCATTCGCTTTCGTTTGATTTGCCGATAAGAAGTCACTGCCCCACGGCGTCTGGGTTAACCCAATTCGTAACCCAATTAAGATATGTACTAAAACAAACAATAGTTCTATAAATACACATCTCAAGTGTTGGAAATGTGGGATTTGCCAACTCATTGAGAGGTGATTTGTTTGAACTGATTTGTTAGGGTGCTCAGGTAGCTAACTAATAAGGGAAATCCAGTAAGGTGCTACCCACAAGGCAATGATATATGGCCAATAATTAACGATAAgcgtttattattttattgtatccTTGGGTTTGGGAAACACTTTAATGGGTTTCTGATAGTAAGTTTCTTTAGAGATGTGTCAAATGTAGTCTAAAGTTAATGACTGCTTACAATGATAAACTAAATAGTGTATCACTTTAGAATACACCTAAACAAATAGGTTATAGATTAAGCCAAAAGCCTGCAAGCTGGGTAAACTAGTTTTCTGACTGATACTCGGATTCAAATTCGTCTAAAGTTGCCAGGCCAGACTCGATCTGAGGGGTATTATGTAAATATGGGTGAAATAAATTAGAAAGGAGACGCACAATAGTGATGAGATGGCAGCGTATGAAGCCCTAAACTGGGTGAAAAGACTGAGAAAGCTCTCTCGTGGGAGAAAGTTTCCCGAGTACCAATTGAATCAAAGAGTTCGTTACAATTGCAACTTCAATCCCGCCGAAGATTTCTTGGGATGGAACTGGTTTGGTTTCGTTCGCCTTGAAACCAGTTTTCCCCGAAAGTGAAGTGCAGCCTCATCGGGACAGCAGAACACGAATGTAGTAGTAGAAAATAATTACAGAAAAGAAGGCAGATAAGACCGACTGGGACTGATAACGTATAGTAAGTACCTGTTCTTTCGACACttgtttaataattcaatttaaaattgccAATGCAAGCTTTATTTATGATGATGGGCGAACATTTTTGTTGTGATGGTTGCCAAGCACTGAGTTCACAACGtggcaaaaaagaaatgtataaaatTAGCACTGTCCAGAGTGGAAGTGAAAAAGAATTTGCATAGCGAAGGCTgtattggattggattgggcTTTTTGGTTATGACTATCATTCAACATTTTAGCCACGTTGGCTCTGATGATATTGTGCTGCTGACGTTGGCAGCAATCACTGCttcataaatacattttattccACGACCCCCCGAAGATAAGACCCTCGTTGTGTTGTTGCTTTCGGGGGGCTTTAATAACCCACAGTGGTCAACGTGGACCAAAAGCCAGGTGATAGCGAAGGGAGATAGCTCCCTGACAATTTCGTATTTGGTATTACCTGGTCCGCGTTCTGGAAGCGGCTGAAAGTTGCCGTTAGAATTGTTGCGTGAGTAGCGCTTGCTGCCGCCTGCCATTTTTGCCGTTTTCTTAgctttttagttttaaaatcaGTTACTAGCTTGGCGCCAAAATGTATGCAAAGCGGTCTGGACTTTCGCGTGTCTAGGCTTAATTACAGCGATGAAGTTAGTTAGTCAGTTAGCTGGCTagtcacgcacacacacactcactggCACACGAATGGGACGATTCGGCCGACCGTCTGAATCGAGCGCAGCAAAAGAACTGGAAGAAGTTTGAGCACAAATTAAACCAACAAGCCTCCAATTTGCCGTCGCATATGGGGAACTGCTTTGATGGAGCGAGTGGGACAGCGATTGTAGCGGGTGGGGGAGCGAGAGAAAGGTAGAGGGCGCGAGAGTGGCGGCAAACAAGTTTTCTGGATTGAAAAAGCAGTGGGAGCCCCGTCAAGCAGTGCACAGTGGGTACTTCAGTAATCCAATCGAATAATGAACATATGTTAATTAATGATTTCAATAAGCAACATTACGgtgaatttaatttctattGCTTTTTGATGGTAGATATAGCAATATATTCTTTCATATATCAGAgatatatggtatataagcTTAGAAACTTAATTATTCAGCGCCACTCTAAGCACGGCCCACTGTGCGGTTGGAGAGAGAGCTTCATTGGAGAGCGGGAGAGAGCAAGAGAGACGATCCGCATTGAAAGTAAAAGATAAGGCgcagtaacaacaacaaatccGGCATGGGGGCCGCAAGGAGAGCAAGGGGGGTACGTACATATGTCAGCAAACGTGTCAACCTCAACCACGAACTTGGATTCGCGTTTCGGCTGTGTGGAGCCGAAGATTGAAGATTGGACTTACGTAGTGTTACGTTGAGTGACGTAGTGGGTGGGGTTTTGCGGTTGAATCATGAATCCGAAGCGTGACCAACAATGGCGAAATGCGGGAAATGCTAACACATACGATGGGCctaaatcaataaattaaatctgcACTCACATTTTAGCATTTGTACTGCTTATCTGGGCTCAATGGGTTCAATGGACTGCTTGCGGCAGTTTGACAGCCACTGTGAGTGGAAATATCCAAAGCCCCGCTCAAATGAAAACGCAATAGGCGGGAAAACTGCGTTTCGGCGAAATGCGAAAAAGCGTTTAAAGTGACATCATCATCCGCAAACACTCAAATCCAACCCCAATCACCTCTAATGTTTTTGCGTTGCtttctaacatttttttggCGCGTTTGAATGAGTAAGCTCTGCTTCAAATGATATCATTGCGATGTTCGCTGACATAATTCTTAAATGCGCGACAACGTACATGAATGCAATTATAGTGTGCACCTGACATTGTCAGAAAGTCTGCAGAATTGCATAAGGCTATATGtttttaaacaattataaGAAATGCAGCGCATAGAAGCAAAatgaatataataaaataaacgagAAAGTACACAAATAATGTGCACAAAATTCAaggtttatttaattttgcgACTCACGCACGCACCCCCCATTTGAAACCCCAAGAAAGTTCCACAAGTGACGAGCCACTTGAGGCTTTGATATGCTTATCAACCAAACCCAGCGGAAAGTGCTGATAAGAGCAAAATTCTTCTCAGAttagaaatagttttaaaactCAATCACATTTCGCACTGTAatcataaatgaaaaattgtcACCATTGATAGAGTTTTTCCTATCActtatcaaaaattaaacgaGTTATCAATGACTCCAAAAATACCCAAACTTCTATCTAATCAAATATTAAAGCAGGGGACTCATCAGCTTTCTAAGCTAAAATACTCTTCCCAATTTTTCCTATAGTCCTCATCATTTTCCCTAAGATACTAAgaagaatatttataaataaattatagcTGCAATTAGAGAGAGGGGCTGTTTTAAAAAGAGAGGGAAAGAGAAAGAGCGTGtggaaagaaataaaagaaatttccCCAAGGGAAATTCCGTTTCATTCGATTTTCAGCTGGCCATGCGGTCGGCCCTCATATCTAGCCAAACCCTATATGTACATCTGTACATACACATTTAATGGAATTCTTCCGcagatttcatttatttcattttacttACACGACTCGCGGTTCAGGGGCAAGTCTTTGAGTTCGCCCAGAGATTGCAGCAGACCCTTCAGCTGTTCCAGACCAGCAGCCATCGTATCTTATTGTGTTTGGATTGACTGGATTGACTGAGTATATGAGGTTTTAGTTCTATCACTAAAGCTTTTCGCCCGGACTGCAAGTGGAGGACAAAATTGGAAATGTAGCGAAAGTACTGTCGGCTCTTCGCGCGGTTCACGGATCGAGGAAATGTGAATAATGCAACCGCGGGCATTAACATTAGCCAACTGAACGATCGCGGGCCAGAGCCAAACCCGATCGGAACCGACCTAGACGAGAGATATAGAACCCGGCCGAGAGTTCCTCGCACTCGCGAACGGAACTGATATGGAAAGTGCCAGTTGGCGGGGCCAGATAATAGGATAggattaatattattattatattatttcattcaccgttgatttatttgctttacGACGATAACCGCATTGGCTAGGTGCACGTCTTGATATTGAATATGATACAGTGATCGCTGGCTAGGGGGGATTACTTGACGTCTTCAGGTCATTGTTAATATAATGTAATTCTTTAATGCAGAATACATTAAGTAAAAGGTGTTTGAATGTAGACTGTAGAATGCTTGATTCCCATTATCGTATACCATATGTCCTCAACTTAATTTAAGTAGAAGACTGGCTAAATAATAAGAAATTCGCTTTAGTTTTCCATTTGGAATTTCGCACCATCTAGCGATCACTGTATCCACATTTGCATATATCGCCAGCATTAGGGCACCTATCCAAGTTATATAATTAGAAAAGTATCCGCACAAAAAACACGAGAAATTCCGCGAGCTTTTCTGGGGCGGGGGCAAACAGTTTCAGAATCGGAATAATGTCGAGTGCTGAATGCTGCGACGACAATGACAAAGGCGCGGATACGTGTTTTTTGTCAGCTGCAAGTGCAGGTCATGCAAGGAGTTCAAACAGCTGACACAATCCGTGTCATCCGCAGTGGAGAAAGGGTATTCGCATCCCGCACAGACACTGTCACACACTTATAACCAAATCGCACGGGCACGCAGAGTGCGGAAAGAACCATTTACCGATCTCGTTTTCGTGGTCGCGTTTTCGTGTTCGTTTTTtcgatctcgatctcgatCTGGACCTAGATCCCGACTCTGGGGCAATGTGACGTTGTCAAAGTCCGTACATCAACTAAACTACAATTAATTTCAGATGCGCTCAGCTCGTCGCAGGGCGAAGCGAATACATTCATGcctacacaaacacacacacgcgctgAAATTACACACGCAGGTACCCAGCTCGGAGAACAGCTGTGAGCAGTGCAATAGGTTTTGTTcatacaaaataatacaagCCAGAAAAAAATGGATTTTTTGTCTAGGTTGAAAAGCAACGAAGATTCCATTATTTAGAATTGTTTGAAACTCCCAGCTtcatgtttaaaaaataattacttgtatatttttgtCCAAATTGTAATAAGGCAATAAggaaatgtttaataaattcaatggACCGAATGAGTAATCTGAAGATCCCAATCATCTTGGCCCTTGCTGTGTGCAAAGAAGGGAAGAGGAAAGGGCCTATGGCGAATTTCGAATAGCATTGCTCGGAGAGAATCGCTCAGAGAGGGGGTGTTTTTATGGCCGAGCAGCACGCATTTGTAGCCGTTAATGTAGCTGTCGCCTGCCAACAAACACATATGTGCGAAAATGTAAGTTAGGTAGCCGATTGCTTTTCTCCCGAACATGTCTCTGCACGCAGCTATGACCGGGAACAGGTAAAAGGAATTGCAGAGAGCGAATGTCCAGGTGAGATTATGAGAGAGCAAAAGGAAGCTGAACCGAATCGGTAAAACCGGTCACGTACACGTGATCGGGACCTAAAGGTCACACAAATGCGAATCGGGTCTAATTTATGGGTACAGTGAAGGTGGACAAATTGTCAGTCTGTCAggtaaaactttaaattagaGACTTCCTCTAATAGGCATATTTATGCAGATCCCGCAGCATATGATagattttaaaatacttaaattCTAGGCAATTATTTAATCTATTGCTATGGATATACTTTATCGACAACCCACTGTTCCGATATTGTTGCTCCCCAGCTCGACTGCTTGACCGCCCAGTGCAGCCTACATTGCAATCTTTAAATGTTAAACCGCACGGCTAgctgagcaacaacaacagcaacaacaaacacaaagatAATGCCAACGACAGCAGCAAATGACAGCGAATGGCTGAAATACTTAGCTAAAAGGCTAAAATTAGCAGGCAACTGTGAGTTTAAATATTGACGCCGGCCGGGTAGTCAGCATCCAAAGGGGGTGCGAATGGGACAGAACGAGATGGATGAGAGCAGTAATGAATGAGATGGGCGGCAGCTAGATTCAAGGTTAACGGTTTCGCGCCTTGAAGAACCTGCTCACTGCTTATTTTGAATTGTGACTGCTTGCGGCAAGCAGTACGAACTGCTTTTCCAAAAGCGCTCGTAATTTGAAATTTAGAATCTacatattttcacttttcacgATCTGACGTCAACATCGAAATAACCAAAAGCTCTGTGTGCTTATGACTTGGCGACTCCCTTATCTTTAATTTCTAATTGCAGACCAGTTATCGGCTAGCCAAAGAATTAAGACATTTCTGCTGGCTTATCATTGTTATTTGTgcgtttttgctttttgcacttgaatgcaaatttttcgcatgtataaataatcatttttttttggcgctgAATTAGCAATGGCCAGAAAAATGCCGTCGATGATCTAATCGATTTCAGCTGGAAGTATaaaatgatatatgtatacaaatgTTTTTAGACAACAAGAAAACTTGTCGACCAGGGCACGTAGCATTTCTCTTTTGGGCCGTTACTCATTCCAGTTCTTAAGACAGttcaaaaatttaatgaaataaataccTTAAGACCGTTGGCTTAGATAGTTATATCTTTAAAATGAATAGCAATGCAGTCATGGCTAAAAACTGAAACGAGTCATTTcgatatttaaatacaaaatattcattaaaaattgaaatttcgcCACTTCGAATGGAAAGCAGAAACGAGAACAATGGATGACTAATCATGATTCTTAACGCTAGACTTGCTGCGAAAACAGTTTTACAATCACCGCTCGCGTGGCTTTTCTATGCTGGAGATGGAGAATGCTAATGTGGGCCGACTTCCGACTGAAGTATACGAGTGCCCACAGTGGGCAGTCCACTGCGAGCGGCACTTAAGCTCCTAACCATGTCCAAATTGGGCTGAAAGCACGGAGAAATCCATCAGCGCCACAGGTTCATGTCTGGCCACTCGTGCAAATTGTATTTTGGCCCATGGACGGCAAAGAATCAAGTAGAAAAGAAGTGACGGcacatttttgcaaattgGGGAGTGGCTGGGTTATGAAAAATTGATAGTCTAGAGCTTGCAGCTTTTCCTATAATATATGTCAGTTTGTAATAGGATATATAcatgctaacttatttattgaTGAATATAGATacactataaatatttacacgtAGATGCAATAATCAGTTAGCGATGTAAAATTAATTGGCCCATTAAACTATTTTAGTCTGATTTAAACTGGCAATGATTTTCTTTATACTGTTAGTAGTTTTATAGATAGCGATTAGAGATTCTAAACATCACAAGTGCAATAAAATAGCGATTTAATTCAAGCCCAAAGTCCAGCATTTTGAATGACTAAGAAAAGCACAGTCCAAGTGCATGATTACCGTGTGATTTCTATTAATAACTAAAGTCAGACGTCCAAATTAAATGCGAATTAGTcataacaaaagcaaatcatTTTACAGTCAAAAGCTGATTGAAAGCGGTGCACTAAgtgaggaaaaataaatatatacataggtTTGTACAGACATACTAGTACCTATAGAAAGTGCATGGAGCGTTAGACTGAGCTCAGATTGCATGCGAGGCCTTTGCCCCTCATTTTTGTGGTGGGGAAAACGGCAGACGCCCCATATCAGTTTGCGATTTTCAGTGGTAAAGTGTGTTTGTGAATATGCAACAGCAGAGGAGCAtcttaaaatcaaatttttaaactacatacatatgtatgtacatactaACCATTTAGTTAAACGAAACTACGTGGCATGTGTATTAATAACTGACTATGTTTCACAAGTCAAAATGTAGTTATCGAAAAGTGTTTCTACTGAACTGGCCGGCACTGTGCCGCTTGGCGGTATAGTTGGGTTGGCTTAGCCATGCGATCCGATTACGGTTACCGCTCACCGCTTCAGTGCAAATCGTTTGGCTGGCGGGTAACTGAACTATATGAAAACGACGGCTAATTGCAATGCGACTGGACTTGCAACCGAATATATGAAAAGCAATGGTGGCAAGGGGGAGTGCAAAgtgagggggcgtggcagcaacCCCCATGA from Drosophila yakuba strain Tai18E2 chromosome 2L, Prin_Dyak_Tai18E2_2.1, whole genome shotgun sequence includes these protein-coding regions:
- the LOC6527603 gene encoding reticulon-1-A isoform X6; protein product: MAGGSKRYSRNNSNGNFQPLPERGPVESLIYWRDVKKSGIVFGAGLITLVAISSFSVISVFAYLSLLTLFGTVAFRIFKSLTQAVQKTNEGHPFKEYLELDLTLSHEKVQNIAGVAVAHINGFISELRRLFLVEDIIDSIKFGVILWAFTFVGAWFNGMTLVILAFVSLFTLPKVYENNKQSIDTYLDLVRSKLTEITDKIRVAIPIGNKKPVAAAESEKDK
- the LOC6527603 gene encoding reticulon-1-A isoform X3 produces the protein MSAFGETGQNGVCKQRPFICSILDPNAWFKPERLHPQVESLIYWRDVKKSGIVFGAGLITLVAISSFSVISVFAYLSLLTLFGTVAFRIFKSLTQAVQKTNEGHPFKEYLELDLTLSHEKVQNIAGVAVAHINGFISELRRLFLVEDIIDSIKFGVILWAFTFVGAWFNGMTLVILAFVSLFTLPKVYENNKQSIDTYLDLVRSKLTEITDKIRVAIPIGNKKPVAAAESEKDK
- the LOC6527603 gene encoding reticulon-1-A isoform X7 translates to MSNRLLESLIYWRDVKKSGIVFGAGLITLVAISSFSVISVFAYLSLLTLFGTVAFRIFKSLTQAVQKTNEGHPFKEYLELDLTLSHEKVQNIAGVAVAHINGFISELRRLFLVEDIIDSIKFGVILWAFTFVGAWFNGMTLVILAFVSLFTLPKVYENNKQSIDTYLDLVRSKLTEITDKIRVAIPIGNKKPVAAAESEKDK
- the LOC6527603 gene encoding reticulon-1-A isoform X4, with protein sequence MAAGLEQLKGLLQSLGELKDLPLNRESLESLIYWRDVKKSGIVFGAGLITLVAISSFSVISVFAYLSLLTLFGTVAFRIFKSLTQAVQKTNEGHPFKEYLELDLTLSHEKVQNIAGVAVAHINGFISELRRLFLVEDIIDSIKFGVILWAFTFVGAWFNGMTLVILAFVSLFTLPKVYENNKQSIDTYLDLVRSKLTEITDKIRVAIPIGNKKPVAAAESEKDK
- the LOC6527603 gene encoding reticulon-1-A isoform X5; translation: MSAFGETGQNGVCKQRPFICSILDPMESLIYWRDVKKSGIVFGAGLITLVAISSFSVISVFAYLSLLTLFGTVAFRIFKSLTQAVQKTNEGHPFKEYLELDLTLSHEKVQNIAGVAVAHINGFISELRRLFLVEDIIDSIKFGVILWAFTFVGAWFNGMTLVILAFVSLFTLPKVYENNKQSIDTYLDLVRSKLTEITDKIRVAIPIGNKKPVAAAESEKDK